A single Candidatus Methylomirabilota bacterium DNA region contains:
- a CDS encoding ABC transporter permease, whose amino-acid sequence MRQYAVRRAFTVVPVLLGVSILVFGFIHLIPGDPALTMLGERATPQKVAEVRQRLGLDKPIYQQYLIYLGRVVRGDLGISIVRGDPVARDLLRRFPATVELATSAILLALALGVPIGIVSAVWRNSMIDSASRVWALVGVSMPIFWLGVMLAWVFGVQLGWLPTGFRLDSATDFRPWSNFVILDALLQRNWEAFGDAARHLVLPAVALATIPLAVIARMTRASMLEVLSRDYIRTAEAKGLPQVAVILRHALRNALLPVMTVVGLQIGRLLAGAILTETIFSWPGIGLWVYEAIESRDYAIVQGASLFIAVIFVTVNLVTDLLYAVADPRIKYD is encoded by the coding sequence GTGAGGCAGTACGCCGTCCGGCGCGCGTTCACCGTCGTCCCCGTCCTCCTCGGGGTCTCCATCCTCGTCTTCGGCTTCATCCATCTCATCCCGGGCGACCCCGCCCTCACGATGCTCGGGGAGCGGGCGACGCCCCAGAAGGTGGCCGAGGTTCGCCAGCGCCTCGGCCTCGACAAGCCGATCTACCAGCAGTACCTGATCTACCTCGGCCGGGTCGTCCGCGGCGACCTCGGGATCTCCATCGTCCGCGGGGACCCGGTGGCGAGGGACCTCCTCCGCCGCTTCCCGGCCACCGTCGAGCTGGCGACCTCGGCCATCCTGCTGGCGCTCGCCCTGGGCGTGCCGATCGGGATCGTCTCGGCCGTCTGGCGGAACTCCATGATCGACAGCGCCTCCCGGGTCTGGGCGCTGGTCGGCGTCTCGATGCCGATCTTCTGGCTCGGCGTCATGCTGGCCTGGGTCTTCGGGGTCCAGCTCGGGTGGCTGCCGACCGGCTTCCGCCTGGACAGCGCGACCGACTTCCGGCCGTGGAGCAACTTCGTCATCCTGGACGCTCTCCTCCAGCGGAACTGGGAGGCCTTCGGCGATGCCGCCCGCCACCTCGTGCTGCCCGCGGTCGCGCTGGCCACCATCCCCCTGGCCGTGATCGCCCGGATGACGCGGGCCAGCATGCTGGAGGTGCTGTCGCGCGACTACATCCGGACCGCGGAGGCCAAGGGGCTTCCGCAGGTCGCCGTCATCCTGCGCCACGCGCTCCGCAACGCGCTCCTTCCCGTGATGACGGTGGTGGGGCTCCAGATCGGCCGGCTCCTGGCCGGCGCCATCCTGACCGAGACGATCTTCTCGTGGCCCGGCATCGGGCTCTGGGTCTACGAAGCCATCGAGTCACGCGACTATGCGATCGTGCAGGGGGCGAGCCTCTTCATCGCGGTGATCTTCGTCACGGTGAACCTGGTCACCGACCTCCTGTATGCGGTGGCCGACCCCCGCATCAAATACGACTGA
- a CDS encoding ABC transporter substrate-binding protein — protein sequence MRLTRVMLVVAVALLLGGAGPALAQTFVWGNQGEPVQLDPAVITDGISARITHQIYDTLVKYKGSTTEIEPGLAEKWEASADATVWTLSLRKNVKFHDGEPLDAKAVVWNMERWWKSNHPQHENQVKAGQTFEYWEGQFEGFDDKSIVSKIEAVDTHTVRVTLKRPQAPFLANLGIFAFGIASPKAVEKAGTEYGKSPVGTGAFKFVEWKPNQEVVLEANPDYWGAKPKVKRVVVRNIKDNSQRLAALKAGEIHAMEGLNPDDVKVVKADQNLQLILRPTNTTGYIAFNYKVKELQDKRVRQAFAHAVNKKAIVEAFYGGTGLVAKEFQPPSLWGYNKDLKEYDYSPEKARDLLKQAGFPNGLTEITWEDGKKEPFVFWYMSRSRPYFPAPKEIAEAMAADLAKVGIKGQLQTAEWAVYLDKRKNGQLPVYMLGWTGDNGDPDNFLCYFFCSPGASREAFYSNKPLADLLQRASTLTSQSERARLYRQAEQMLHDDVGRLFIANNQPPIALSKKVKGFVANPTGNEYFNTITLQ from the coding sequence ATGCGTCTGACCAGAGTGATGCTCGTCGTCGCGGTCGCCCTGCTGCTGGGCGGGGCGGGCCCGGCGCTCGCCCAGACCTTCGTCTGGGGCAACCAGGGGGAGCCCGTCCAGCTCGATCCCGCCGTCATCACCGACGGCATCTCCGCCCGGATCACCCATCAGATTTACGACACCCTGGTGAAGTACAAGGGCTCGACCACCGAGATCGAGCCCGGCCTGGCCGAGAAATGGGAGGCCTCGGCCGACGCCACCGTCTGGACGCTCAGCCTCCGGAAGAACGTGAAGTTCCACGACGGGGAGCCGCTCGACGCCAAGGCGGTCGTCTGGAACATGGAGCGCTGGTGGAAGTCGAACCATCCCCAGCACGAGAACCAGGTCAAGGCCGGTCAGACCTTCGAGTACTGGGAGGGGCAGTTCGAGGGATTCGACGACAAGTCCATCGTCTCCAAGATCGAGGCGGTCGACACCCACACGGTTCGGGTCACCCTCAAGCGACCCCAGGCGCCGTTCCTGGCCAACCTCGGGATCTTCGCCTTCGGGATCGCCAGTCCCAAGGCGGTCGAGAAGGCGGGCACCGAGTACGGCAAGAGCCCGGTCGGCACCGGCGCCTTCAAGTTCGTCGAGTGGAAGCCGAACCAGGAGGTGGTCCTGGAGGCGAACCCCGACTACTGGGGCGCCAAGCCCAAGGTGAAGCGGGTCGTCGTCCGGAACATAAAGGACAACTCCCAGCGGCTGGCCGCGCTCAAGGCGGGCGAGATCCACGCGATGGAGGGCCTCAATCCCGACGACGTCAAGGTGGTCAAGGCTGACCAGAACCTCCAGCTCATCCTCCGTCCGACGAACACGACCGGCTACATCGCGTTCAACTACAAGGTGAAGGAGCTCCAGGACAAGCGGGTGCGCCAGGCCTTCGCCCACGCGGTCAACAAGAAGGCGATCGTGGAGGCCTTCTACGGCGGCACCGGCCTGGTGGCCAAGGAGTTCCAGCCGCCGTCGCTGTGGGGTTACAACAAGGACCTGAAGGAATACGACTACAGCCCCGAGAAGGCCCGCGACCTCCTCAAGCAGGCCGGCTTTCCGAACGGTCTCACCGAGATCACCTGGGAGGACGGGAAGAAGGAGCCCTTCGTCTTCTGGTACATGTCGCGCTCCCGGCCATACTTCCCGGCCCCCAAGGAGATCGCCGAGGCGATGGCGGCGGACCTGGCCAAGGTCGGCATCAAGGGGCAGCTCCAGACGGCCGAGTGGGCGGTCTACCTCGACAAGCGGAAGAACGGGCAGCTCCCCGTGTACATGCTCGGCTGGACCGGTGACAACGGTGACCCGGACAACTTCCTCTGCTACTTCTTCTGCTCGCCAGGCGCCTCACGGGAGGCGTTCTACTCCAACAAACCCCTGGCGGACCTGCTGCAGCGCGCGTCCACGCTGACCAGCCAGAGCGAGCGGGCGAGGCTGTATCGCCAGGCCGAGCAGATGCTGCACGACGACGTGGGCCGGCTGTTCATCGCCAACAACCAGCCGCCCATCGCGCTCTCCAAGAAGGTGAAGGGGTTCGTGGCCAACCCGACCGGCAACGAGTACTTCAACACGATCACGCTCCAGTAG
- a CDS encoding thioredoxin domain-containing protein translates to MSTGTRHAEGAPNRLARETSPYLLQHQYNPVDWYPWGGEAFARAKAEGKPILLSVGYSACHWCHVMERESFEDPDIARAMNENFVNIKVDREERPDVDAIYMQAVQSMTGHGGWPMTVFLTPDGVPFYGGTYFPPQDRHGLPGFPRVLQAVAGFYRDKRGETEEIGRRLVDSLRQHERVRASGELLTRDVLDQAFQGLRPEFDSRHGGLGRAPKFPQPMTWDFLSRYWRRTGAPDALDMVRLTLTRMARGGMYDQLGGGFHRYSVDQAWLVPHFEKMLYDQSQLALLYLQAWRATGDTEYRRITVETLDYVVREMTHPDGGFYSTQDADSEGEEGKFFLWSDAEVGAILDPDEARVAGLYWGVADGANFEGRNILHVPREPDEVAGALGVDRARLDEVLGRARAKLFAVRERRVKPGRDEKVLAGWNGMMLRAFAEASRALGRPDYREVAERNATFILTALRSGGRLLRTWKDGQAKLLGYLEDYAMVAEGLLALYEATLDGRWLRASRELADELIRLFWDEAAEAFFDTGADHEALIVRPRNLFDSAVPCGTSVASELLFRLSVITGEASYERIGLAALRPVVPLMTRYPSGFGRFLAALDFHLGPAVEVALVWPPSAPEAAAAPLLDEVFSRYLPTRVVAGGREGESAGSPLLEGKVARDGDPTAYVCEHYACQAPTTDPAELGRQLEGRARRGASV, encoded by the coding sequence ATGTCCACCGGAACCAGGCACGCCGAAGGGGCTCCGAACCGTCTCGCCCGCGAGACGAGCCCCTATCTCTTGCAGCACCAGTACAATCCCGTCGACTGGTACCCCTGGGGCGGAGAGGCCTTCGCCCGGGCGAAGGCCGAGGGCAAGCCCATCCTGCTGTCGGTCGGGTACTCGGCCTGCCACTGGTGCCACGTGATGGAGCGCGAGTCGTTCGAGGACCCCGACATCGCGCGCGCCATGAACGAGAACTTCGTCAACATCAAGGTTGACCGCGAGGAGCGCCCTGACGTCGACGCCATCTACATGCAGGCCGTGCAGTCGATGACCGGGCACGGCGGCTGGCCCATGACAGTCTTCCTCACGCCCGACGGGGTGCCGTTCTACGGCGGGACGTACTTCCCCCCGCAGGATCGCCACGGCCTTCCCGGGTTCCCGCGGGTCCTCCAGGCTGTGGCCGGCTTCTACCGGGACAAGCGTGGCGAGACGGAGGAGATCGGCCGGCGCCTCGTCGACAGCCTGCGCCAGCACGAGCGGGTCCGGGCCAGCGGCGAGCTCCTGACGCGTGACGTCCTCGACCAGGCATTCCAGGGGCTCCGCCCCGAGTTCGACTCCCGGCACGGCGGGCTGGGTCGGGCGCCCAAGTTTCCCCAGCCGATGACCTGGGACTTCCTGTCGCGCTACTGGCGGCGGACGGGCGCCCCGGACGCTCTCGACATGGTACGGCTCACGCTCACCCGCATGGCGCGGGGTGGGATGTACGACCAGCTCGGCGGGGGCTTCCACCGTTACTCCGTAGACCAGGCGTGGCTCGTTCCCCACTTCGAAAAGATGCTGTACGACCAGTCGCAGCTCGCCCTCCTCTATCTCCAGGCCTGGCGGGCGACCGGAGACACGGAGTACCGGCGGATCACCGTGGAGACGCTCGACTACGTCGTGCGGGAGATGACGCATCCGGACGGCGGCTTCTACTCGACCCAGGACGCCGACTCGGAAGGGGAGGAGGGGAAGTTCTTCCTCTGGAGCGACGCCGAGGTCGGGGCGATCCTGGACCCCGACGAGGCCCGGGTGGCCGGCCTCTACTGGGGTGTCGCCGACGGGGCGAACTTCGAAGGGCGTAACATCCTCCACGTGCCGCGGGAGCCGGACGAGGTCGCCGGAGCGCTCGGCGTCGACCGCGCCCGGCTCGACGAGGTCCTCGGCCGGGCCCGGGCGAAGCTCTTCGCCGTCCGGGAGCGCCGCGTCAAGCCCGGTCGCGACGAGAAGGTGCTGGCCGGCTGGAACGGCATGATGCTCCGGGCCTTCGCGGAGGCCTCGCGGGCGCTCGGGCGGCCGGACTACCGGGAGGTGGCCGAGCGCAACGCGACGTTCATCCTGACGGCGCTTCGCTCCGGGGGGCGTCTCCTCCGGACGTGGAAGGACGGGCAGGCCAAGCTCCTCGGCTACCTCGAGGACTACGCGATGGTGGCCGAGGGTCTCCTCGCGCTCTACGAGGCGACCCTCGATGGCCGGTGGCTCCGGGCGAGCCGGGAGCTCGCCGACGAGCTGATCCGTCTCTTCTGGGATGAGGCGGCCGAGGCGTTCTTCGACACCGGGGCCGACCACGAGGCGCTCATCGTCCGGCCGAGGAACCTCTTCGACTCGGCGGTGCCCTGCGGGACGTCGGTGGCGAGCGAGCTGCTCTTTCGGCTGAGCGTCATCACGGGGGAGGCCTCCTACGAGCGAATCGGCCTGGCCGCCCTCCGCCCGGTCGTCCCGCTCATGACGCGGTACCCCTCGGGCTTCGGCCGCTTCCTGGCGGCGCTCGACTTCCACCTGGGGCCGGCGGTCGAGGTCGCGCTGGTGTGGCCGCCGAGCGCGCCGGAGGCTGCCGCCGCGCCCTTGCTCGACGAGGTCTTCTCGCGGTACCTTCCCACTCGGGTCGTGGCGGGGGGCCGGGAGGGGGAGAGCGCCGGGAGCCCGCTGCTGGAGGGAAAGGTGGCGCGGGACGGGGACCCGACCGCCTACGTCTGTGAGCATTATGCCTGCCAGGCGCCGACGACCGACCCGGCCGAGCTTGGACGGCAACTCGAAGGGCGCGCCCGTCGAGGCGCGTCCGTCTGA
- a CDS encoding glycine cleavage T C-terminal barrel domain-containing protein — protein sequence MASQLPLHDLHARLGARFGEADGYLLPRDYGDARGEHEAVRERVGLIDRSHRGKIEATGRDRVPFLHGMLSNDVKALGPGQGAPASFLDAHGRVVSLLVVHCLADRLLLETDAGLVRATLEALDRFLISERVEFEDVSAREGILAVAGPAARAAAEKALEHAIPELGPFHHARLAVDGLEVRVVRSEESGEEGYDLWVAPDGLARVWERLTAAGARPVGRAAWNVLRVEAGAVWHGADVDASTLVMEAPLDHTYSLNKGCYIGQEVIARVTYRGHVNRKIVGFVFPDARIPPPGAPVLVEGREVGRITSAVVSPALERGLALGFLRREHWEPGSRVEVAGDGAPLVAEVAALPFYRRSPARS from the coding sequence ATGGCCAGCCAGCTTCCCCTGCACGACCTCCACGCCCGCCTCGGCGCGCGCTTCGGCGAGGCCGACGGCTACTTGCTGCCCCGGGATTACGGCGACGCGCGCGGAGAGCACGAGGCCGTCCGGGAGCGCGTCGGCCTGATCGATCGATCCCACCGCGGGAAGATCGAGGCGACCGGACGGGACCGGGTCCCGTTCCTCCACGGGATGCTGTCGAACGACGTGAAGGCTCTCGGCCCGGGGCAGGGAGCCCCCGCCTCGTTCCTCGACGCCCACGGCAGGGTCGTCTCGCTCCTCGTCGTCCACTGCCTGGCCGACCGCCTCCTGCTCGAGACCGACGCCGGGCTCGTCCGGGCGACCCTGGAAGCGCTCGATCGCTTCCTGATCTCCGAGCGGGTCGAGTTCGAGGACGTGAGCGCGCGGGAGGGGATCCTGGCGGTGGCCGGGCCCGCCGCGCGGGCCGCGGCCGAGAAGGCGCTGGAGCACGCGATTCCCGAGCTCGGCCCCTTTCATCACGCGCGGCTCGCGGTCGACGGCCTCGAGGTCCGGGTCGTGCGCTCCGAGGAGAGCGGCGAAGAGGGGTACGACCTCTGGGTGGCACCCGACGGACTCGCACGCGTCTGGGAGCGGCTGACGGCGGCCGGCGCGCGGCCGGTGGGACGCGCGGCCTGGAACGTGCTCCGCGTAGAAGCCGGCGCCGTCTGGCACGGCGCCGACGTGGACGCTTCCACTCTCGTCATGGAGGCCCCGCTCGACCACACCTACTCGTTGAACAAGGGCTGCTACATCGGCCAGGAGGTCATCGCCCGCGTCACCTATCGCGGTCACGTCAACCGAAAGATCGTGGGCTTCGTCTTTCCGGATGCCCGGATCCCGCCGCCCGGCGCGCCCGTTCTGGTGGAGGGACGCGAGGTGGGGCGGATCACGAGCGCGGTGGTGTCGCCGGCCCTCGAGCGAGGGCTTGCGCTCGGCTTTCTCCGGCGCGAGCACTGGGAGCCGGGCAGCAGGGTGGAGGTGGCCGGCGACGGCGCCCCGCTCGTTGCCGAGGTCGCGGCGCTTCCCTTCTACCGCCGGAGCCCCGCGCGATCGTGA